The Atribacter laminatus genome contains the following window.
TGACTACTTCTTCCTTGCTGGTTGCCAAAGTAAGGCCAATTATTGCCCCTCGTGATTTTTCATCTAGGTAAGGTGTTCCCGTTCCGGAAAAATGCGGAAGAACAAATACTGAGGCAGGCTTATCCGGTATTTCCTTTAATAATAGATCATATGCGCTCCCACCAATTTGGGCTGCTTTTTCAAGTTCCTCGAAACCAAACTCATCTCGAAACCAACGAAGCACAACCGCACCTGACGCTATATACGCCAGGGTAATGTAGGAATCTTTCACAACATGAGGATAACAGCAAAAACTGTTTTCCAACATTTCTCTGCTAAAAAAGGCACTTTCCCCAAGATTGAGTGCAACACATTCGGAGGTTCCTATTCCATACATCGCTTCACCTGGGTTTTTCACTCCACATCCCAAAACTCCACAAGGCTGGTCATGACCTCCAGTGGCAATTAAAAGATTTTTTGGAAGGCCGCTTATGCCGGATATTTTTGAACTAATGGTTCCAGCTATGCTTCCAGAGGGAATAGCCCGAGAGAGATTCTGTGGGTCAACACCTGCCAATTTACAAATTTTTTCCGACCATTCTTTTTTGACTACATCAAAAAGCATAGTTCGAGCTGCCAAAGAATAGTCAATTACTGGTTGATCTTCCGTCAATCGATAAATAATATAATCCTCAACACAACAAAACTTCCAGGTTTTTTCAAACACGTCTGGGCAATGGTCTTTGAGCCATAATATTTTATTAACCGTATACATACCATGTAGAGGCATACCGGTTATTTGAAATATATTATAAGGGTCTTCTCTTTCTAACCAGTAATCAATATAAGTATGAGCTCGAGTATCGAAATTTGCCAGAGCATTATAAAGTGCCTTACCAGAGCTATCAATTGGAATAAGCGTTTCCCCATGAGAGGTAACGGCTACGACTTCTATTGGTTCTTTTGACTTTTTCGCAGCTTCGATAAGTGCATCAAGAACGCTTTCCCAAATATGTTCGGGATTAATCTCCAACCAACCCGGTTGCGGTGTTATAAAAGGATACTCACGGTATGATTGAACAAGCATAGTTCCTTCTTCACGAAAAAGGACAACTTTACAACCACTCGTTCCTACATCCAAACCAGCCAAAACCAATGATACCCTCTCCCTCCATCAATTCGAAGTATTTTTATTTTTTTTATGGCAAAAGCATTGAACCAAGGGTAAAAACTAAATTTCCCGTCTTCTATCATGAAAATAACGGACCATTTTTTAAGGGAATTCTTTTAGAGCAACTCACCAGGATCTCATCTTTTTTAGTTTTTTCTTCACAATGAATACTTTAAAGGATGAGATTGCCACGTCGCTGCGCTCCTCGCAATGACGGGGCGGGTTGATGAGATTGCCACGTCGCATAGGACGCTCCTCGCAATGACGGAGCAAGAATAAATTCAAATCCCCCTAACCCCCTTTGCTAAAGGGGGAAACGATTCCTTGATACCTATTTTCATCATCATCTGGCGCTGCGAAAGCAGCATGAGGGTCTATCCTGAAAATAACGGACCATTTTTTAAGGGAATTCTTTTAGAGCAACTCACCAGGATCTCATCTTTTTTAGTTTTTTCTTCACAATGAATACTTTAAAGGATGAGATTGCCACGTCGCTGCGCTCCTCGCAATGACGGGGCGGGTTGATGAGATTGCCACGCCGCTGCGCTCCTCGCAATGACGGATTTAGAGAGGTATTTACCCCTGGTTTGGCACTTAAAAAACGGCATAGAAATCTGTTCTCATTCGTCAAAATAAAAAGGAATAGAAATCTAAAATTCATTTTATTCATCTCTATTTTATCAGGTCTCCATACCCTCTTTAAAAAACCGCGATTGAAAAACTAAAAACATCGCCACTACTAATACAACAACCATAATGAAGATAAAACGAAGTCCCATATAATCAGAAAGAATTCCCAGTATCCAGGGGAAGAACAACGCACCAGTTCCTCCTAAAGCTACTACAACTCCAATGGCAGTGGCCTGCATTTCCTCAATATTTCTAGCAACAACAGCTACGACTAAAGGCCAGATACCAGAAAAACCAAAACCAATCCCCATAAAGGATAATATAACCAAGGGAATGCTATTAGTCATAAGAAGTAAGAATAAAAAAACCAAGCTAATAATAGATGAAATCCGTAAAAGCGTTCCATAGTGATTCTTTTGAGAGAGATAAGCAAAAACAATTCTTCCGATGGTTATCATTCCCCAATACCCAGCCATGGCTAATCCACCTAAATACAGATTTCCTTTTAGCCCTTTTACAATATAGGTGCTCATCCAGGAGGAGCTAGCAATCTCAGACCCCACATAGAGCAACATCGCCAAACAACTTACCGCCAAAAAAGTTTTCCAGCGTTGATATAAAATCAGAATATTTCCACTGGTAATCCCTTTTCTCTCTTTCTGAAATAATTTTTTTTCAAAGTAAATGAAGAAAAATAAAAACATTGAAACAACCGCGGGCAAGAGGTATAAAAACCTCCAGTTAAAACCTATTCCTAAAAGATAACCAGTTAAAAAAGGACCACTGGCAGCTCCGATTCCAAAAAATATTTGACTCATGTTTAAGGCAAATCCCTCTCGACCATTAAAAACCTGAGAGATGAGACCAGTCATGGGTGCTTCGCAAAACCCTCCACCCAATCCCATGATTAACATCCCCAACTCAATGAATAGAAAAGAATGAGCCGTGCTTATACAAAAAAAACCGATCCCAAGAAATAATTGACTCAGAACTATTATTGGTTTTTTCCCAAAATGATCACAAAGAAAACCACTGGAAAAAGTGGTAATCACATAGGTTAAATAATAAAGGAAAAAGAGCCTTCCAGCTCGACCGGCGGTTACCTGGAATATATCCATCCATTTAGGGAGAGCAGCACCAGTAATGATCATTGATATTGCTAAGAAATAAAATACGATACCAACCATAAAATAAAACTTGATTTCAATTTTTCGATCCATTTCATGTCCCTTAGTTAATTTTTAAAAGTGACGAGTTTTGGCTAACTTATATATTAATATTAAAAAGATCTCCCTTTAAATTAAAGTTTATTCATAAGAATTAAAGGTTTTATGGAGTTTCTATACTTTTTTATTTCTACTTGGAAAATCAGGGAAATTAAATTCTAACTAATGAAAGTCACTCTTATCCTCAACTAGTAATGCTGCTGTATCGTATGAACGACCATTCTGTTCACTGATTTCAAGGTCTAACAAATTAAATTCTGCTTAAATTTATATAAAAAATTTAAGGGGCGCAATAAAATTGCGCCCGTTGGGGATTTCTCCATAAAACATAACTTTTATTAAGCTTCAAAATCACTTTAGCAATTTATTTCAATTATTCTAATAACTTTTTCACTGCTTTAACCACATCTTGGGCTTGGGGAATGGAATTGTCTTCTAAATAACGACTGCAGGGAACCGGTGCATCGGCAGCGCTTAATCTTACTAAGGGAGCATCAAGATAATCAAAGGCATTTTCTATAATTTGCATCCCAATTTCTCCTCCGGGTCCACCGGTTTTGCAGGCTTCAGAAACAATCACTACTCTTCCGGTTTTCTTTACTGAGTTAACAATGGTATTAATATCTAAAGGCAACAAGGTTCGGGGATCAATAACTTCAATATGAATACCTTCTTTTTCCAGTATTTCGGCGGCTTCCATTGCAACCAGCAACATTCGTGAATAAGCAATAACAGTTACATCGGTACCCGATTTTTTTACATCAGCAACCCCAATGGGAATAAGATATTCATCGTCAGGTACCAAGCCTTTGGTGTTATACAACATTTTATGCTCGATAAAAATTATCGGATTATCTTCCCGAATAGCTGACTTAAGAAGACCTTTTGCATCAAAAGGAGTAGCTGGCATTACCACCTTTAAACCAGGTACATGCATAAACCAAGATTCCAAGCTTTGAGCATGATGTGCTCCAGAAGAGCGACCGCAGCCACCTTCAGTTCGAATAACCATCGGAACTCGAGCTTTCCCTCCAAACATATATCGAATCTTTGCTCCCTGATTATATATTTGGTCCATAGCTAATCCTGCAAAATCCACATACATCAGTTCACCAACTGGACGAAGACCAGTTATCGCTGCACCGACACAACATCCGACAATGGCTGCCTCAGAAATAGGAGTATTTCTTATTCGTTCATCACCAAAATCCTGCCATAAACCCCGAGTTACTCCATAAGCTCCACCGTATAAACCAATATCTTCTCCAATCAATACTACATTGGGGTCATGATTGAGTTCTTCTTTCAAGGCTTCGTTTAAAGCATCACGATAGGTAATGTCTCTCAGATTTTGATTGTTGCTATATTCGCTAAAAGAGTGAACGACTTTTGCTCCTTTTTTTTGCTCTTTTTCAGCGAAATCTTCTTCGACATAGACATCTTTGGTTATTTCTTCCAGCGGGGGGTAGGGGCTTGATTCGGCAAATTCAACTGCTTCAGTTATTTCGTTTTCTACCTCTTCATCTATTGCATTTATCTCTTCCTCTTTTGCAACAGTGTTTTCAAGCAGCCATTTTCGAAATCGTTTGATTGCATCGCGTTCTTTCCACTGTTTTTCTTCATCTTTGGTTCGGTAAGCTCTCGGATCGTTTTTGGAATGACCCAAATATCGATAGGTCTTACATTCAATAAGCGTTGGACCTTCTCCTCGACGAGATTTCTCTGCCGCTTGTTCAACAGCTTCCATGACTGCCAAAACATCCATTCCATCTACTACTAAGCCTGGCATTCCATAAGCTTGACCTCGTTCAGCTATGTCTAAAATGGGAAAAGCTTCTCGTACCGGCGTTGACATAGCATAAAGATTATTCTCGCATACATAAACGACCGGTAATTTCCAGGTTGCTGCCATATTCACCGCTTCATGAAAAGCTCCGGTATTAGATGCTCCATCACCGAAAAAACAAACTGTGACTTTCTCAGTTTTTTTATATTTACCAGTCAACCCCGAACCAGTTGCGATTGGGATTCCACCACCCACAATTCCATTGGCTCCAAGATTCCCAGCGTTTAGATCGGCAATGTGCAGTGATCCTCCTTTGCCCTTGCAATAGCCGGTAATTTTTCCAAATAACTCGGCCATCATTTCTCGCAAAGTTGCACCTTTCGCGATACAATGTCCGTGTCCACGGTGGGTTGAAGTAATATAGTCATCGGGATGAATGGCATTACAAGCACCAACCGCAACGGCTTCCTCGCCTATATAAAGATGAGTTGTCCCTCGGATTTTATCCTGAGAAAAAAGATCACTTACGGTTTCTTCAAAACGGCGGATGCGGAGCATATCCTTATACATTCGAAGTAGTTTGTCTTTCGATTCCAAATTAAACACCTCCATAAATGAGCGAATCACAACGAGTCATAATTGTTTAACCGCTTATAATTCCAGCATAAAAAATCAATCTATCAATCTATCATTTCTTTTTTACGGTTTGACGATTATTTTCAAATAATTTCCCTTTTCTGCTTCAACCAACATGGCAGGAAGTTCTTCTAAAGATATGACTTTGCTTATAATTTGAGAAGCATTAACTCTTTTCCCCGCCATCAATTCAATACACATATTGATATGGTCTGACGTCGTTCCGCTGGTCCCATGAATAAAGAGTTCTTTATAATGTATGATATTGCTGTCGAGGCTCACTATGTGGTCATC
Protein-coding sequences here:
- a CDS encoding FGGY-family carbohydrate kinase: MVLAGLDVGTSGCKVVLFREEGTMLVQSYREYPFITPQPGWLEINPEHIWESVLDALIEAAKKSKEPIEVVAVTSHGETLIPIDSSGKALYNALANFDTRAHTYIDYWLEREDPYNIFQITGMPLHGMYTVNKILWLKDHCPDVFEKTWKFCCVEDYIIYRLTEDQPVIDYSLAARTMLFDVVKKEWSEKICKLAGVDPQNLSRAIPSGSIAGTISSKISGISGLPKNLLIATGGHDQPCGVLGCGVKNPGEAMYGIGTSECVALNLGESAFFSREMLENSFCCYPHVVKDSYITLAYIASGAVVLRWFRDEFGFEELEKAAQIGGSAYDLLLKEIPDKPASVFVLPHFSGTGTPYLDEKSRGAIIGLTLATSKEEVVKAILESLTYEMKINLDLYERFGLPINCLRAIGGGSRSRAWLQIKADILQKALVIPKTGEAVALGTAMLAGVAKGVFKSFEEAIDAMVSFEDSIQPNNSYIQNYNNRYQIYQLIYKDLLKVNRMISDLTREEQ
- a CDS encoding MFS transporter, producing MDRKIEIKFYFMVGIVFYFLAISMIITGAALPKWMDIFQVTAGRAGRLFFLYYLTYVITTFSSGFLCDHFGKKPIIVLSQLFLGIGFFCISTAHSFLFIELGMLIMGLGGGFCEAPMTGLISQVFNGREGFALNMSQIFFGIGAASGPFLTGYLLGIGFNWRFLYLLPAVVSMFLFFFIYFEKKLFQKERKGITSGNILILYQRWKTFLAVSCLAMLLYVGSEIASSSWMSTYIVKGLKGNLYLGGLAMAGYWGMITIGRIVFAYLSQKNHYGTLLRISSIISLVFLFLLLMTNSIPLVILSFMGIGFGFSGIWPLVVAVVARNIEEMQATAIGVVVALGGTGALFFPWILGILSDYMGLRFIFIMVVVLVVAMFLVFQSRFFKEGMET
- the pdhA gene encoding pyruvate dehydrogenase (acetyl-transferring) E1 component subunit alpha translates to MESKDKLLRMYKDMLRIRRFEETVSDLFSQDKIRGTTHLYIGEEAVAVGACNAIHPDDYITSTHRGHGHCIAKGATLREMMAELFGKITGYCKGKGGSLHIADLNAGNLGANGIVGGGIPIATGSGLTGKYKKTEKVTVCFFGDGASNTGAFHEAVNMAATWKLPVVYVCENNLYAMSTPVREAFPILDIAERGQAYGMPGLVVDGMDVLAVMEAVEQAAEKSRRGEGPTLIECKTYRYLGHSKNDPRAYRTKDEEKQWKERDAIKRFRKWLLENTVAKEEEINAIDEEVENEITEAVEFAESSPYPPLEEITKDVYVEEDFAEKEQKKGAKVVHSFSEYSNNQNLRDITYRDALNEALKEELNHDPNVVLIGEDIGLYGGAYGVTRGLWQDFGDERIRNTPISEAAIVGCCVGAAITGLRPVGELMYVDFAGLAMDQIYNQGAKIRYMFGGKARVPMVIRTEGGCGRSSGAHHAQSLESWFMHVPGLKVVMPATPFDAKGLLKSAIREDNPIIFIEHKMLYNTKGLVPDDEYLIPIGVADVKKSGTDVTVIAYSRMLLVAMEAAEILEKEGIHIEVIDPRTLLPLDINTIVNSVKKTGRVVIVSEACKTGGPGGEIGMQIIENAFDYLDAPLVRLSAADAPVPCSRYLEDNSIPQAQDVVKAVKKLLE